The genomic stretch ACACCTTTACAGTACATCCATACTGATACAGATGATGAGGAAGCCTTCGGGAAGGCAAACCCGCGGcccatagaaaaatcaaaacagtTCATCTTTACTTCTGCTTACCgaaaatttttggtaatttttccattaaGATTCTCCAAACCAAATGGTATAGAAGAGCAGCCCCATGCAAGACTACGCCTTACCGGACAACTTTAGCTGACACAGATCGCATGAGAAAAGATGGATATGGTAACGTAAGAAAAGCAACTTCACCTCTATGATTGTTGCATGAAGATGACACTTCAAAGCGTGCATCTCTGTTAAGGGGATCTGGTTCCACTCCAAGACTTCTTGAAGTTAGCAGTGTAATATGTGTTTTCTCTGCTTTTTGTTCTTCACCTACCAATACAGGCTGTAGAGTCGCCCCAGAAGAGTTACTGGATGCAAATGGAGTCATGCTGAAGGAATCGTCCATTGGATCAGAAATCTCCACATAATGGTTCGTGGTAATCATTTCATCTGCACTGAACCCAAAGGATGCTCTATAGGCTTCTATTTCGTCAGCATCCTGCATGGGACTTCTATTGTTTTGCCAATTCTGGTATCCACTGCTGCCATTATAAGCGACATCTGAATCCTTGGAAACACTTAATCTGCCACCAGTATGAGGGAATGGAGGATTATGATCAAGATAAAATTCAGCAAATGTAGCCGGGCAGAAGAAATTAGTATCGTGTGTGACTGCAGAGCCGCTTGCATTGTCTTGCTCATATAACCGATCAGAACCCCTTCCCGGATACTTCCCACGTTGAGGAGAAGCCAATGGGTCCCACTGCGGAGGGAACTCCCTTTCTGCAAAAGATGATGATAACCCACCACTGGATATCCTCGAAACGGGTGATCGCATACTACTGGAAGGGCTTTCAGGGCAAAGTGGATAATTTGCCTGAAGATCGTTCCCAGCAAGGTAACTGCTCCTATCGGCACCTTTGAGGCCccttgaagatgaaagaaacTGTGCATAAGGAACATCCGGTGAGGAGGGTGTGGTTAAATGGGCCAACTCTGGCGGAGGAGTGAAGGGAGCAGTTGATGGCTCAGTTGTAAAGGTTGAGAAAACAGGAGGAGAAACAAGTTGTGTTTCATGAGCGTAGGGCCCCGTGGCAAACATTGTGGATGAAGGGCCACCAGGTGAGTTGGCTGATAAAGATAAGAAACTACTAGGTGATTGAGCTGTTGAAGGGAGAGCAGAGTTTGTAAAGGATGCTGGTGAAGAAGGAGGTGCAAGAAGAGAGGGAACTAGTGCTGTCCCTTGGTTAGCCAACACAATGGCTTGAGGTCTGTTTGGCTGGTTTGCTGCAGCATTTCCCTCTGGAATACGAGATGCAGGAACTATACGTTTTCCACCTTTCTGAgaaccaaaacaagaaaaagcacCGAGGCATCCTCCCCATCTTTTTCGCTGTTCAACATGTCAGAAATTAAGTATCTCAGATTTCTCAACATCAATATATTCGGAATTGAAGAAAACTGATATCAATGCAGAGGAAAGAAGGGCCAACTCTAAAGAGTTTCCTTCTGTTACTAAAGTAGGCTCAGCTATAAGTATCAGACCTGATGAGGTTTGTGTTGTTAATAGACAAGAACTTCTTTTGTTAGTGTACTTCAAGAACATGAGCAGTAAAGGACTTGAAAGTTTTTTCGACAAGTGAAAAGGTGCTGCTGCCGAAGGCAGTACCAAAATGATATACACACAGGCTGCTCTTTGtttgattgacaagatttaTGACGAGTCTATAAATAAAGTTTGTAGCGAGACAAGCGCAGAAGATTTTCTCAATAAACTTTGTGGGGAaccagaaaataaattgttttcCAAAACATCTTGAATAACACAGCCTGCTAAAAATTCCATTCTTAGTGCTATATCCTCATCCATAAGCATCACGTACAGATATTCCTGTAGTGGAATCAGAAGTCCATATAGTAACAAGATTAACAATCAAACACCGTCGAATATTGGTAAAACGTTGCTACTCATGCTGCTTAATAATGCACAATTTTAACAAGCACTTCTCTCATGGAATTTCATCTCTTACGAAATGTTTTATATGATGCTTCACATAACAACAAGAAGCAGCTTTTCTACCGACCACACCTATGCTTTGAAGTAACCTTCATGtctgaaaatgaaaaaccagAGGCTGGACAGAAGCTGAACGACAATATGTTTTTAACTCCTTAAGGGGTCCATAGAATTCCTATCATCATTTGACTCTTAAATCCCTACCCAATCATTGCCAGAAAAAGGAACAAGTAAGCTTTGATGGAGAAGGTGTTGCTATCTGAGAATTGTATATATCACTTGTTCAAAATCATCTAACTTGCACTTGAACAAGATTAAGGAACGCTGAATAATTGAGACTTGAGTTTCATAAAACAGCAGTGCCCAGCTCCAATTTCTTACCCAATTGGCCTATTCCACTGGATCTGAAGATAACAACTCCACAGCAGGAGTCAATATCTGATTCATACGAGGGTACTCCGTCTTCATCACGACTAAGAGGCAGACCCATGTTATGCACACAAGCTTCTtcatgaaaaggaaagaacagtCGAGTAAAGAAAACTAAGTGGACATTTCCTCTCAACTTTACTTCTTGCAGCTGTAAACTCCAAGTTCGATCACTGATTAGCGTTTTTCCGAACTATCAACTCAATGGTCTGAGAACCAGATCTAAGGCAACATTGCACATGCTTGGACCCGTAAAACAGTGAGCAAGATTAAGCACCCCGAGAAAAACCCAACCCAGATCTGACGCATATAGCCAATGCAATGCGACAACAACAAACGATCGAAAAAGACATCAActttctcaaaaagaagaagaatgctcAAACGTACGTACCCGTTCTTGCTGCTGTTGAGGAATTCTAATCTGCTCGGAACCCATCCCACCCACTCACTCAGTCACACGGTAACTGGACTCACTGACTCGCTCGATCGAGGTGCAATTACGGCACGTCCTTTTATCTGCTTAAcagcacaaaaaagaaagaaaagtactT from Rhodamnia argentea isolate NSW1041297 chromosome 2, ASM2092103v1, whole genome shotgun sequence encodes the following:
- the LOC115742707 gene encoding uncharacterized protein At1g76660-like, translating into MGSEQIRIPQQQQERRKRWGGCLGAFSCFGSQKGGKRIVPASRIPEGNAAANQPNRPQAIVLANQGTALVPSLLAPPSSPASFTNSALPSTAQSPSSFLSLSANSPGGPSSTMFATGPYAHETQLVSPPVFSTFTTEPSTAPFTPPPELAHLTTPSSPDVPYAQFLSSSRGLKGADRSSYLAGNDLQANYPLCPESPSSSMRSPVSRISSGGLSSSFAEREFPPQWDPLASPQRGKYPGRGSDRLYEQDNASGSAVTHDTNFFCPATFAEFYLDHNPPFPHTGGRLSVSKDSDVAYNGSSGYQNWQNNRSPMQDADEIEAYRASFGFSADEMITTNHYVEISDPMDDSFSMTPFASSNSSGATLQPVLVGEEQKAEKTHITLLTSRSLGVEPDPLNRDARFEVSSSCNNHRELKPGRPSSDASGLSIPINHTDDENILWRMRSSRSCRKYHSGLSSSDAEIEYRRGRSLREGRRDFAWRR